The proteins below come from a single Deltaproteobacteria bacterium genomic window:
- the lnt gene encoding apolipoprotein N-acyltransferase — protein MRQFFCVQLKGLLLALAGSLLLTLSFPRYGSGWLAWLALLPLLWIAAAYAPRPSFKLGWLAGLGQGLGTLYWIVYVVNRYGSLSLPVSIGVCLLLVSYLALLPALFTAGLSWLRLRRLPWLLLAAPLWVSLELAKSNLFTGFPWENLGYSQFAWLPVIQVADLTGVYGLSFAVVLGNAALCRLLYPSSRRETTLSRWGLTLTVMVVVSSMYFYGTWRLSTLAGSSNPSVRVALIQGNIPQEHKWDPAFQQETLERYFLLSKQIIPQKPDLLVWPETATPFYFRSDRKNSEILTAMVRQLGKPLLFGSPAYQYKEKRLQLYNRAYLLNGSGSVLGFYDKIHLVPFGEYVPLKRLLFFARRLVQAAGDFVSGNHPVVLSLPPARLGVLICYEAIFPELSRDLVRKGANILVNITNDAWFGPSSAPYQHLSMAVLRTVENRVPMVRCANTGISAFVDASGRVLEKTALFQEAVLS, from the coding sequence ATGCGGCAGTTTTTTTGTGTACAACTAAAGGGTCTTTTGCTGGCTCTCGCTGGCTCTCTGCTTCTCACCCTTTCATTTCCGCGCTATGGCAGCGGCTGGCTGGCTTGGCTGGCTCTGCTGCCGCTCCTCTGGATCGCCGCTGCTTACGCCCCCAGGCCGTCATTCAAACTGGGCTGGCTTGCAGGTCTGGGCCAGGGACTGGGCACCCTCTATTGGATCGTTTATGTAGTCAACAGGTATGGCAGCCTCTCTCTGCCGGTGAGTATAGGTGTCTGCTTGTTGCTGGTGTCTTATCTGGCCCTGCTGCCAGCGCTGTTCACCGCCGGCCTCAGTTGGCTTCGTCTGCGCAGGCTGCCGTGGCTCCTGCTGGCAGCTCCTTTGTGGGTCTCGCTGGAGCTGGCCAAGAGCAACCTTTTCACTGGCTTTCCCTGGGAGAACCTGGGCTACAGTCAGTTCGCCTGGCTCCCTGTCATTCAGGTGGCTGATCTCACCGGAGTTTACGGTTTGTCTTTTGCAGTGGTTCTCGGCAATGCCGCTCTCTGTCGGCTGCTATATCCGTCCTCTCGAAGAGAAACAACCCTGTCGCGATGGGGACTCACGCTCACCGTCATGGTCGTTGTCAGCAGCATGTACTTTTATGGGACCTGGCGCCTGAGCACTTTGGCTGGCTCCAGCAATCCATCTGTCAGAGTCGCCCTCATCCAGGGAAACATCCCCCAGGAACACAAGTGGGACCCAGCCTTTCAACAGGAGACCCTGGAGCGCTATTTTCTCTTGAGCAAGCAAATTATCCCCCAGAAACCAGATCTCCTGGTCTGGCCGGAGACTGCCACACCCTTTTACTTCCGCTCTGACAGGAAGAACAGTGAAATCCTCACGGCAATGGTTCGTCAGCTCGGCAAACCCCTGCTCTTTGGCAGCCCTGCATATCAGTACAAAGAAAAAAGACTGCAACTCTATAACCGGGCCTATCTGCTCAATGGTTCCGGCTCTGTGCTGGGCTTCTATGACAAGATACATCTAGTACCCTTCGGGGAGTACGTCCCTCTGAAAAGGTTGTTATTCTTTGCCAGGCGACTCGTACAAGCTGCTGGCGATTTTGTCTCTGGAAACCACCCGGTAGTGCTTTCCCTGCCCCCTGCCAGGCTGGGAGTTTTAATATGTTACGAGGCCATTTTCCCGGAACTCAGTCGAGATCTTGTCAGGAAAGGGGCAAATATCCTGGTGAACATCACCAACGATGCCTGGTTCGGCCCCAGCAGTGCTCCCTACCAGCATCTTTCCATGGCTGTTCTGAGAACTGTGGAAAACAGGGTGCCCATGGTGCGCTGCGCCAATACCGGCATCAGCGCCTTCGTGGACGCCAGCGGCAGAGTGCTCGAAAAAACAGCCCTGTTCCAGGAGGCTGTACTCAGC
- a CDS encoding HlyC/CorC family transporter, whose translation MISEEEGEMIQSIFSFHDTVVREIMIPRTDCVTASVETPVDGLLELIIQEGHSRIPVYADNIDNIVGILHAKDLLSSWGKNEIDLQSTLRTPYFIPETKKVSQLLKELRSKKSHMAIVIDEYGGFAGLVTIEDIIEEIIGEIHDEYDAEETLLVSTPEGDLLVDARLDVDDLAKHLQIEAPEGDFESVGGLIISILGRVPQIQETVTYGNLEMVIESADARKIDKVRIRLQQPEESSEESPPQP comes from the coding sequence ATGATCAGCGAAGAGGAAGGAGAGATGATCCAGAGCATCTTCTCTTTCCACGACACCGTAGTTCGAGAGATCATGATTCCCAGGACAGACTGTGTGACGGCCAGTGTGGAGACTCCGGTTGACGGGCTGCTGGAACTGATAATTCAGGAAGGCCACTCGCGGATACCAGTATACGCAGACAATATTGACAACATCGTGGGCATTCTTCACGCCAAGGATCTGCTATCCTCCTGGGGAAAAAATGAAATAGATCTGCAGAGCACACTGCGTACCCCTTATTTTATCCCGGAAACCAAGAAAGTGAGCCAGTTGCTCAAAGAACTGCGCAGCAAGAAATCTCACATGGCCATTGTCATTGACGAGTATGGCGGCTTTGCGGGACTGGTAACCATCGAGGACATCATCGAAGAAATAATCGGCGAGATTCATGACGAATATGATGCTGAAGAAACCCTGTTGGTATCTACCCCAGAAGGCGACCTGCTGGTGGATGCCCGTCTGGATGTGGACGATCTGGCAAAACACCTGCAGATCGAAGCGCCCGAGGGCGACTTTGAATCCGTGGGCGGCCTCATTATCAGCATCCTGGGTAGGGTTCCGCAAATCCAGGAAACCGTCACCTATGGCAACCTCGAAATGGTGATAGAATCAGCAGATGCGAGAAAAATAGACAAAGTCCGAATAAGGCTGCAACAACCAGAAGAAAGTTCTGAGGAATCCCCCCCCCAGCCCTGA
- the speB gene encoding agmatinase: MDDQQPSSPADWIVPASGSAAFGGLEAAVSDIASARALIIPVPYDATTTYITGTRQGPAAILEASQQLEFFDEETRHEVFKVGIATLEEIEVDARGPGSMVARVETVGRWALDTGLFPLMLGGEHLLSLGMIRAVAEESADLTILHLDAHADLRRTYQGSDYSNACVMRLAGRHGTVVSVGIRSLSLEEDHWIRQQGLTVFYAADLRDNSRWQQQVVDCLGQEVYITIDLDVFDPAEMPAVGTPEPGGLHWYEVLKLLRLVCENRTVIGADVMELCPQAAHSPANFTAAKLVYKILAYRFHGEISENSPA, translated from the coding sequence ATGGATGACCAGCAACCATCGTCGCCTGCTGACTGGATAGTCCCGGCCTCTGGCTCCGCCGCTTTTGGAGGTCTGGAGGCAGCTGTATCGGATATTGCTTCAGCCCGAGCGCTAATCATCCCTGTACCTTACGATGCAACCACCACCTATATCACTGGAACCAGACAAGGCCCGGCTGCTATTCTCGAGGCATCTCAACAACTCGAATTCTTTGATGAAGAGACCCGCCATGAGGTTTTCAAGGTTGGTATTGCCACCCTCGAAGAGATCGAGGTGGATGCCCGCGGCCCCGGGTCCATGGTTGCCAGAGTGGAGACGGTGGGGAGGTGGGCGCTCGACACCGGCTTGTTTCCTCTGATGCTGGGCGGTGAACACCTGCTGTCACTCGGTATGATCAGAGCCGTCGCCGAAGAGAGTGCTGATCTTACCATTCTTCATCTCGATGCCCACGCTGATCTCAGAAGGACGTACCAGGGAAGCGACTATTCCAATGCCTGCGTCATGAGACTGGCTGGCAGACATGGCACTGTTGTCTCTGTAGGCATCCGATCGCTTTCACTGGAAGAAGACCACTGGATTCGGCAACAGGGGCTTACCGTTTTCTATGCTGCTGACCTGCGAGACAACTCACGCTGGCAACAACAGGTGGTTGATTGCCTCGGACAGGAAGTATATATAACCATTGATCTGGATGTATTCGATCCCGCAGAAATGCCTGCCGTGGGAACCCCTGAACCTGGCGGACTTCACTGGTATGAGGTGCTCAAACTGCTGCGCTTGGTATGCGAAAATAGGACAGTCATTGGTGCGGACGTCATGGAACTTTGCCCACAGGCAGCTCACAGCCCCGCAAATTTTACAGCTGCTAAACTCGTTTACAAAATTCTTGCCTACCGCTTCCACGGTGAAATTAGCGAAAATAGTCCAGCATAG
- the speD gene encoding adenosylmethionine decarboxylase: MHLMVDGYGCDRNRLEDLSLIYNFLSEYPSQMNMTKIMPPYVFRYDGGRKPEDWGISGFVLIAESHISIHTFPEKSYLSVDIFSCKDFDADQAISQIEKAFAIKKSEIKLLDRGLEFPRDTRTSTYLVQEERHRRQI; this comes from the coding sequence ATGCACCTGATGGTGGACGGTTATGGTTGTGATCGTAATAGATTGGAAGATCTTTCCCTCATTTACAACTTCCTGAGCGAATACCCTTCTCAGATGAATATGACCAAAATTATGCCGCCTTATGTTTTTCGCTATGATGGTGGCCGCAAACCAGAGGACTGGGGAATTTCGGGTTTTGTCTTGATTGCCGAAAGTCATATCAGTATACATACCTTTCCTGAAAAGAGTTATCTGAGTGTCGATATATTTTCCTGCAAGGATTTCGACGCTGACCAGGCCATCTCCCAGATAGAAAAGGCTTTTGCCATCAAGAAAAGTGAAATCAAACTTCTGGATCGCGGACTGGAATTTCCCCGAGACACGAGAACTTCCACCTATCTGGTGCAGGAGGAGCGGCATCGCCGGCAAATATGA